In the Malaclemys terrapin pileata isolate rMalTer1 chromosome 18, rMalTer1.hap1, whole genome shotgun sequence genome, GTTTCCCCACTTTTAAAATGGCAATGATACTAACATTCCTTTGAGAATTGCTCTGAGATCCTTGTATGCAAAATGCCATATAAGATATAGTATATGCCCATCCCCTTTTTTTGGAGTGGGGAGGGATTCTGAGTACTGGGCAGCGTATGATCTGTTGTGGTGACATTGATTTGGAGTCTCTTAAGATTGGACGGCAGAAGGTAATGGAGAAGGGGACAATCCTACATTGGACTTTGTATGTGAGAGAGCATATGTGGGAGGGAAGAAAAGAAGGTGGGGAGTGGGACTGAGACAGACCAAATGACCTcactgcttagggtgaccagatagcaaatgtgaaaaatcgggacgggggtggggggtaataggagcctatattaaaaaaaaagacccaaaaatcgggactgtcccaataaaatggggacatctggtcaccctatcactgCTCCTTTCAGTCTGTAACTCGAGGAATTACCTGACTTTCCTTCAGTACGATGGGCTCCTGAAATATTGTCCAGACGACAGCCTGGTTGCAGTTGGGCGTGGTCAGTGAGCCATTGTACCGATAATAACGTGTGAGATTCACTTTAGCTGGAATGAGCGATTCCAGGGGCAAAGATGTCATATTTTTTTGAGACCCTAGGAAAACAATGGAAAAACATCAGTTGGAATGGGCATGGTTACAGGCTCACTTTTACAGCTCCCTTCAATTCTGGCTTCTACTACCTCATAGTCCCCCATCGCTGGTtgtgggggaggcgggggctaCTGCGCCTGCCCGTCTCAAGAGCCCCTGCAGAGCTATACAGCACGGACACCTTGTGTGCAGGGgcaactccaggcaccagcgcagcaagcgcgtgttTTGGGCGGCAAGCCGTAGGGGGccgcctgccggtcgctgtgagggcggcagtcaggcggcctttggcgacatgcctgcgggaggtccaccggtcccgcagtttcggcggcaattcagcagcgggtacgccgaagctacaggactggcagatcaccgGCGGACCGCCCGCAGCCGAAgcccgcctgactgccatgctcggggcagcaaaaaacatagagctgcccctgcttgtGTCTAAGCTCTCCATACCCTGCTTCCTTGCTTAAAATCACTTCAAAGTTTCTTCTGAATTGAGGGCAAGTCTACGCTTAAAACGCTGCTGCACCTGTAGAGTGCTTTAATCAGGACGCTCTAAGCCgacagagagagctctcccatcagcttagttaatccacctcccaagaggcagtagcaatgttggcaggagaagctctcctgccgatgCAGTGCTGTTGACATGGGGGGTAGGTCgtggatttttcatatccctgagtgatgtagttataccgatataggtctgttGTGTAGAGCAGACCTTGATGCTCCTATCTGTGAATTCAAACGCGGATCTCACTTGAGTACTAGGAGAAGGACTGGCCGCTTTATATATCCTACGTATAATGATTATCTTGATAAATAAATTCAAATTGCCCGATGATAAATCCAAGCTCCTTACCTTTGAGAGCAACTTCATTTAACATCTCTATTAGAGGTTCATAGTTTTCATTTTTTGCACCGGTCTGAAACAATATTTTGAGTCAGAAAATGTACCCATTTCCTCAGATATTTGCCCCTCATGtaacttttaatttaattattaatgAAACAGAAAAGAAGTGGGAAAGAAAGCGGAACAAAAATCAATTAGCTGAACATAACAAAGCCACTGCGGCTATGTCTACTCTacagtcagaggtgtgactgctgcATGTGTAGACATTCCCAAGCTAGTTTTGATCTAGCCAGCtcgaataacaatagcagtgaagttgCAATAGGATGGGCTTGGTGCGTGAGTCCATACCCAGGGACAGGTGGGCTTCTGTAGCCTGTGCTGCTTGTGGTATCACTGGTATTGTTATTCAAGCTAGCaaaatcaaagctagctcagatgCTGTGTTGCAGTCACGTCTCTCTGATCGCAGTGCAGACATTTGCTAAGCACTAGAGGTGAGGCCAGACTTAAATGGTTGATCTGGACCCCTGAAAACATTGGGGAACTTTGGTTTCTGGCCAGTTCTATAGCCAAACCCTGCAACTTGGGCCAAGCTTTGGTAGGTGCCACTCTGAGgtggctaatttaaaaaaaaacctggcaaCTTACCTTTATAAAGAACCCCAGTACGGCCAGACCTTCTTTATCAGTCACTGCCTGCTCTGTAGTGGAGAAACCCTCTTTCCTGTGGACTATATGAAGCTGTAATACAGGCATTAACGGTCCATTATTACTCCCTTTTCTTTATAGCCATTTATTGTCGGCCAATCCTGGCCCCTTCCCTGTGCCCTGGGTGTGGAGAAGCCACTGCTGTTCTACtgtggaggtggggcagggccactCCCTGCCCGCAGCTGGCGAGAGGCACTGTGGACGATATGGGGCTGGTGAATTTGCAAAGACATGTACCCAAAGGCAgttctgccctcccctcccccccgcccctgtaTAAGAGGAGCTTATGGGCTACTGCCACCCTGGATCTGCAGTGGTTCCACTGTTACTCCATGACCGGAGGTGGAGGGTtatttcctcccaccaactcgCTTGGGACCCTCCTACATCAAGCCCACCTGGTTTGTCTACGGAGGTTGGATTTGCCCTCTCTGCTATTGGAGGAATTGATACCTGTCACTGCACGGTCACAACAGAAGTGTCTGAATAAGCAAGTGTGAGACTGGGAGATACAGGCTTTATAGCTTGAACTATTACTGCCTCCTCTGAAGGCTAAATAATCCTGGGTTTTACTGCCTGTCCTCATTGGCCTTTGCCATGCAAAACTTCCAGCTCCTGATTGTTTTTCGTCTGTGTTCTGCACAGGGCTCAACAAACAATAAATTCTCAGTTCTTTAATTCCCCTCCTGGAGTCTTGCAAAAGAATCTGTTGGTTTATTTCATTCAACATTAGGTTAAGAAGCCAGAGTTCTTGGAGCCGGCTGCGTTAACGGAGAGAGAATCTCACCTACCTCCATAGCGTATCTCTCTCCATCTATGCTGTGTTCCGATCCAGGGCTGAATCCTTTGCTTGTGCCCCAGTGGAAGTGAAACTCGATCGCATTGTATTTATTTCGAAGACCTCCACCTCCAATCTTTGCTGACCCGCTAAGAGATACTTTAACTGGTAGAAACAagtagttaaaaagaaaaaaattgtttggctcttattttaaaaataattgaaactagcaAGGGGCATTGGTTGCGAAAGCTCTGGAACCAGGGTTTCCCAGaagttcactgggttttggattcAATGCTTTGGCTCAGCCCTTTATATTGAGTGACCTAGATTAATGaacttcagatccagatctgactCTGAACACTCCCGAGTACTGGTTCAAATGTGATTAAAATGGGGAACAGTCCAATCCCTATATCCAGGGCACAGGACTAGGCGTTCAGATAGTTGAGTTTGATTTCCTAATGACCTTGTGCTAGTTGCTTAGGACCTAATTTGCCAAAGTACTGAGCACCTGTGGCTCCAATTGACGTCTATGGCAACTCTAGGTGCATCACACTTCTACAGCTCAGGCTAttaacctctctgtacctcagttctctcatctgtaaaatggtgataatgatacttacctctcTGTAAAGGGGAGACctatggatgaaaaatgctacGTAACGGAAGAGAATTGTGTACTGCAATCTATGGAAGTTGTATTTATTTTGGTGAAAGCCAATTAAATGAGCTTTTGTGGTAGCATCTTCATCGGCCTTTCTTTTAATCAATTGTTCTCATcaatttaatgtttaaataaatcagtACTAGCTTTTCAATGCAGTGTAAGGTTAATAGACAATCTCTTCCTTGCTGGGAGCGTCTAAGTGACTGGTTTGTTGCCAGGAGGGAAGCAAGAGCCTATGCTTCTCTCACTTTTAAGACAAACACACTAGGTTTCTTCCTCTGTTATCTAGAAAGGAGATGTTTGAACAaggatttttccttttaaatgtacAGAGTTGCATTCTAGAAGGTGAACTTGGTCCCAAGAGGTTTATTTGTTGGTTTCTATTTTTGTCTCCTATTGTGTGTACTGCAGTATTTATTTGCTTTGAGGGTCTTGCAGGGTTTATAGTTAAAGACACTGTTACATGTCTCAAGTGTAGGACTCACTTTCACTTTACACCAGTCTAACTATAGagctgtggttttcaacctgtggtttgTGGgctcctgggggtctgcagactatgcctaagatttccaaaagggtctgCACCTCCACTCGAAATTTTttaaggggtctgcaaatgaaaaaaggttaaaacCAATGCTATAGAGTAAAACTAGGTAAGCGAAGCCTGTGTAAGAGCAGAGTTTGGGTCAGTTATTAACAGGAGAATAAAATGTATCTCCGggaagaataaaaatattttctagtgATAATTTCCCTTAACCTTTCTCTGCTTGAGAGATTTGTGATGCATTTGAAAATGGCAGTCTTTGTGCTCTCTGGGAGATGGAATTAGGACCTCTGAGAAGAAGGCTGGTCTAGTAGATAAGGCCCTGGATTGGGACTTGGGAGATACAAGTT is a window encoding:
- the CA4 gene encoding carbonic anhydrase 4 isoform X2 produces the protein MLFCPPLGDKEWCYLSQKWTQSECAEPGVWDTVNEECGKKEQSPINIVTNKVKYKEDLKPFTFEGYNTNQSSPWRIENNGHTVKVSLSGSAKIGGGGLRNKYNAIEFHFHWGTSKGFSPGSEHSIDGERYAMELHIVHRKEGFSTTEQAVTDKEGLAVLGFFIKTGAKNENYEPLIEMLNEVALKGSQKNMTSLPLESLIPAKVNLTRYYRYNGSLTTPNCNQAVVWTIFQEPIVLKESQVENFLETLYFTKNKTLLMTDNFRPVQPLNDRIVYRSDVSVVQPPAKALLVVPTLIYVMSLLFQ
- the CA4 gene encoding carbonic anhydrase 4 isoform X1, which translates into the protein MELLFLVLLSLHVAKTATEGDKEWCYLSQKWTQSECAEPGVWDTVNEECGKKEQSPINIVTNKVKYKEDLKPFTFEGYNTNQSSPWRIENNGHTVKVSLSGSAKIGGGGLRNKYNAIEFHFHWGTSKGFSPGSEHSIDGERYAMELHIVHRKEGFSTTEQAVTDKEGLAVLGFFIKTGAKNENYEPLIEMLNEVALKGSQKNMTSLPLESLIPAKVNLTRYYRYNGSLTTPNCNQAVVWTIFQEPIVLKESQVENFLETLYFTKNKTLLMTDNFRPVQPLNDRIVYRSDVSVVQPPAKALLVVPTLIYVMSLLFQ